One genomic segment of Clostridium saccharoperbutylacetonicum N1-4(HMT) includes these proteins:
- a CDS encoding AEC family transporter: MEIISTIVSQISIMCVLMIIGFIVYRKKLINDEGSKQLSNLLVWVINPMIMLTRYQMNFSMEKLIQLGISFIISLAVMIIGFLIGKIFFKKEQRIDKFAIGFANAGFIGIPLVTSIIGLDQVFFLSAYLVCFNILSYTYGIYLVSNNKSLVTLKSIVLNPGILAVVIGLIIFISPIKLPDFLYNSFNLVGQTNTPIAMILLGTYIAKNKVITLFNNKYAYFVCFIKLIVIPMVILILFKFLPENLAEIKKVVLIAMSTPVGLTVPMFSQMYGGDYEYGAKLVGLSTLLSLITIPMILYLANIIW; encoded by the coding sequence ATGGAAATTATTTCAACGATTGTAAGTCAAATTAGCATTATGTGTGTATTAATGATAATTGGGTTTATTGTATATCGTAAAAAATTAATTAATGATGAAGGCTCAAAACAGCTTTCAAATTTGTTAGTATGGGTTATTAATCCTATGATTATGTTAACTCGTTATCAAATGAATTTTTCAATGGAGAAGTTAATTCAGCTTGGAATATCATTTATAATTTCTTTAGCTGTAATGATAATAGGATTTCTAATAGGAAAAATTTTCTTTAAGAAGGAACAGAGAATTGATAAGTTTGCAATAGGTTTTGCAAATGCAGGCTTTATTGGTATTCCTTTAGTTACAAGTATTATAGGTTTAGATCAAGTCTTTTTCCTTTCAGCATATTTAGTTTGTTTTAATATTTTAAGTTATACATATGGAATTTACCTTGTATCAAATAACAAAAGTTTAGTTACCTTAAAAAGTATTGTGTTAAATCCAGGAATTCTTGCTGTAGTCATTGGATTGATAATTTTTATTTCACCAATAAAGTTGCCTGATTTCTTATATAACTCTTTTAACTTAGTTGGACAAACTAATACCCCTATAGCTATGATTTTACTAGGTACATATATAGCAAAGAATAAGGTTATTACGTTATTTAATAATAAATATGCTTATTTTGTTTGCTTTATAAAATTAATTGTAATTCCAATGGTAATATTAATTTTATTTAAATTTCTTCCAGAAAATCTAGCAGAAATCAAAAAAGTTGTACTAATAGCAATGTCTACTCCAGTTGGTCTTACAGTACCAATGTTTTCACAAATGTATGGTGGGGATTATGAATATGGAGCGAAGTTAGTAGGGTTAAGCACTTTATTATCATTAATTACAATTCCTATGATATTGTATTTAGCAAATATTATTTGGTAA